The Centroberyx gerrardi isolate f3 chromosome 7, fCenGer3.hap1.cur.20231027, whole genome shotgun sequence genome contains a region encoding:
- the atf7ip2 gene encoding activating transcription factor 7 interacting protein 2 isoform X1 — protein sequence MKRRMSNTSPSKRASGEKKMISKSEVQTLIQQEVHSAVKQTETKLECLLERVQQMERELNYETTIHKLEAHIKKVKRRGDAALAYIMKMGINGTQDNTQKKSPLLSPVVPVKLEISGSDTEDEVTETMSHMGKNTMEVNEELVGTMKATKKSLKKMRADKEALKAAIADLSKEPPPPSLRRCDSPVSPPCKRPFMVIDQESADHQEEVEEQKADRVKVEHLPGDSSPKHTDSEKDGLKYPPLPSTPFPSILSMQAASYNIPQRLTLQLALIRNPPGLSVFWNVEEEEPSAPPMDSYSIFMTVEKVKGSGVFPEWKSLGEVTAIPLPMCVIISKYEPGYKACFAVVGKDKFGRYGPYSRVVPATIPD from the exons atgaagaggaggatgtcCAACACCTCGCCTTCCAAAAGAGCCAGTGGTGAGAAGAAGATGATCTCCAAATCTGAA GTGCAGACACTGATCCAGCAGGAGGTTCACAGTGCAGTGAAACAGACCGAAACCAAGCTGGAGTGTTTGTTAGAAAGGGTTCAACAGATGGAGCGTGAGCTCAATTATGAAACCACCATCCACAAACtggag GCTCACATTAAGAAGgtcaagaggagaggagatgcagCTCTTGCCTACATCATGAAGATGGGGATCAACGGGACTCAAgacaacacacagaaaaag AGTCCGCTGCTGTCTCCTGTAGTTCCAGTCAAGTTGGAAATCTCTGG ATCAGACACAGAGGATGAAGTCACGGAAACCATGTCACACA TGGGCAAGAATACTATGGAAGTCAATGAAGAGCTCGTTGGAACAATg AAAGCCACGAAAAAGTCACTAAAGAAGATGCGAGCAGATAAAGAAG CGTTGAAGGCTGCCATAGCAGATTTAAGCAAGGAGCCGCCGCCTCCAAGTCTTAGGCGCTGTGactctcccgtctctcctccGTGCAAG AGGCCATTCATGGTGATAGACCAAGAGTCAGCTGACCaccaggaggaggtggaggagcagaaggCTGACAGGGTGAAAGTGGAGCACCTCCCTGGTGACAGCAGCCCCAAACACACAGATTCAGAGAAG GACGGGCTCAAGtaccctcctctcccctccacccccttcccctccatcctGAGCATGCAGGCGGCCTCCTACAACATCCCCCAGAGACTGACCCTGCAGCTGGCCCTCATCAGGAACCCCCCCGGCCTCTCCGTGTTCTGGAacgtggaggaggaagagcctTCGGCGCCCCCTATGGACAGCTACAG taTCTTCATGACGGTGGAGAAGGTTAAGGGTAGCGGCGTCTTCCCGGAGTGGAAAAGCCTCGGCGAGGTGACGGCCATCCCCCTGCCCATGTGCGTGATCATCAGCAAGTACGAGCCCGGGTACAAGGCGTGCTTCGCCGTGGTGGGTAAAGACAAGTTCGGCCGGTACGGACCCTACAGCAGAGTTGTCCCGGCCACCATACCCGACTAG
- the atf7ip2 gene encoding activating transcription factor 7 interacting protein 2 isoform X2: MKMGINGTQDNTQKKSPLLSPVVPVKLEISGSDTEDEVTETMSHMGKNTMEVNEELVGTMKATKKSLKKMRADKEALKAAIADLSKEPPPPSLRRCDSPVSPPCKRPFMVIDQESADHQEEVEEQKADRVKVEHLPGDSSPKHTDSEKDGLKYPPLPSTPFPSILSMQAASYNIPQRLTLQLALIRNPPGLSVFWNVEEEEPSAPPMDSYSIFMTVEKVKGSGVFPEWKSLGEVTAIPLPMCVIISKYEPGYKACFAVVGKDKFGRYGPYSRVVPATIPD; the protein is encoded by the exons ATGAAGATGGGGATCAACGGGACTCAAgacaacacacagaaaaag AGTCCGCTGCTGTCTCCTGTAGTTCCAGTCAAGTTGGAAATCTCTGG ATCAGACACAGAGGATGAAGTCACGGAAACCATGTCACACA TGGGCAAGAATACTATGGAAGTCAATGAAGAGCTCGTTGGAACAATg AAAGCCACGAAAAAGTCACTAAAGAAGATGCGAGCAGATAAAGAAG CGTTGAAGGCTGCCATAGCAGATTTAAGCAAGGAGCCGCCGCCTCCAAGTCTTAGGCGCTGTGactctcccgtctctcctccGTGCAAG AGGCCATTCATGGTGATAGACCAAGAGTCAGCTGACCaccaggaggaggtggaggagcagaaggCTGACAGGGTGAAAGTGGAGCACCTCCCTGGTGACAGCAGCCCCAAACACACAGATTCAGAGAAG GACGGGCTCAAGtaccctcctctcccctccacccccttcccctccatcctGAGCATGCAGGCGGCCTCCTACAACATCCCCCAGAGACTGACCCTGCAGCTGGCCCTCATCAGGAACCCCCCCGGCCTCTCCGTGTTCTGGAacgtggaggaggaagagcctTCGGCGCCCCCTATGGACAGCTACAG taTCTTCATGACGGTGGAGAAGGTTAAGGGTAGCGGCGTCTTCCCGGAGTGGAAAAGCCTCGGCGAGGTGACGGCCATCCCCCTGCCCATGTGCGTGATCATCAGCAAGTACGAGCCCGGGTACAAGGCGTGCTTCGCCGTGGTGGGTAAAGACAAGTTCGGCCGGTACGGACCCTACAGCAGAGTTGTCCCGGCCACCATACCCGACTAG
- the emp2 gene encoding epithelial membrane protein 2: MLIVLAFIILFHVASAILLFVATIHNAWWVVTPPGGIVIYSDLWYSCNVTCYPVERSHTADAAYLQAVQATMILATILCCVGFFVFILQLFRLKQGERFVFTAIIQLLSSLCVMVAASIYTAQRDTFHVDSIKAGSFGSSYILAWVSFPMTLVSGLMYLVLRKRK; encoded by the exons ATGTTGATCGTCTTAgccttcatcatcctcttccaCGTGGCTTCAGCCATCCTCCTCTTTGTTGCCACCATACACAAT GCGTGGTGGGTGGTGACACCACCAGGAGGCATTGTCATCTACTCTGACCTGTGGTACTCCTGCAACGTCACCTGCTACCCTGTAGAGAGGAGCCATACTGCTGATGCAG cctATCTGCAGGCGGTCCAGGCTACTATGATCCTGGCCACCATTTTGTGTTGCGTCGGCTTCTTTGTCTTCATCCTTCAGCTCTTCAGGctgaaacagggagagagatttgTCTTCACCGCTATCATCCAGCTACTGTCCT ctcTGTGCGTGATGGTGGCGGCGTCCATCTACACGGCTCAGAGGGACACCTTCCACGTGGACAGTATTAAGGCCGGCTCCTTCGGCTCCTCCTACATCCTGGCCTGGGTCAGCTTCCCCATGACTCTCGTCAGCGGCCTCATGTACCTGGTGCTCAGGAAACGCAAATAG